The following are encoded in a window of Candidatus Paceibacterota bacterium genomic DNA:
- the rsmB gene encoding 16S rRNA (cytosine(967)-C(5))-methyltransferase RsmB, which produces MSAGKPREIALRILQRGADGDFLENRLAAALAQSPLSPPDRHLCQELAYGITRWQATLDWLIARKTAGRAQKPKLQSLLRLGLYQIFWLDRIPNHAAVHETVELAKHEGFHTQAGFINALLRGYLREFDATARLLAELKTQQPHLGYSHPEWLARRWHERWGADRAAQLMEWNNQPPKTFARVNTLKADPGKLLTQWRDEGVEYDFFRRDWLEENLVFELKSHPPLSRLPSFQQGQFYVQDPSTLLAVRELDPQSGENVLDLCAAPGGKLTAIAQFMHNEGRLVAHDTGPERLELIHQNCARLGVTCVETLIPSTLNAQPPAGFDRILVDAPCSNTGVMRRRIDLRWRIRPEELGRLRAIQLELLRQAAPLLKPGGTLVYSTCSLEPEENSDVAREFLATHIEFKLERMRELLPFVEGVDGTCVARMVRT; this is translated from the coding sequence GTGAGCGCCGGAAAACCAAGAGAAATTGCACTGCGCATCCTGCAACGGGGCGCGGACGGGGATTTCCTCGAGAACCGTCTGGCGGCGGCGCTGGCCCAAAGCCCGCTTTCCCCGCCTGACCGCCACCTGTGCCAGGAACTGGCCTATGGAATCACCCGCTGGCAGGCGACCTTGGACTGGCTGATCGCTCGCAAGACGGCGGGGCGCGCGCAGAAACCAAAGCTGCAATCTCTCCTGCGACTAGGTCTCTACCAGATCTTCTGGCTCGACCGCATCCCCAACCACGCCGCCGTGCACGAAACGGTTGAATTGGCTAAACACGAGGGCTTCCACACTCAAGCGGGATTCATCAATGCCTTGTTGCGCGGATACTTGCGCGAGTTCGATGCCACCGCCCGCCTGCTGGCCGAGCTGAAGACGCAACAGCCTCATCTGGGCTATTCCCACCCCGAATGGCTGGCGAGGCGCTGGCACGAGCGCTGGGGCGCTGACCGCGCGGCCCAGCTCATGGAATGGAATAATCAGCCCCCGAAAACGTTCGCTCGCGTCAATACCCTGAAAGCGGACCCTGGCAAGCTCCTGACCCAGTGGCGCGACGAAGGTGTGGAGTATGATTTCTTCCGCCGGGATTGGCTGGAGGAGAACCTGGTCTTCGAGCTCAAATCGCATCCGCCACTGAGCCGGCTGCCCAGCTTCCAGCAAGGTCAGTTCTATGTGCAGGACCCCAGCACCCTGCTGGCGGTGCGGGAACTGGACCCGCAGTCCGGCGAAAACGTGCTCGACCTCTGCGCCGCGCCCGGTGGGAAACTGACCGCCATTGCCCAGTTCATGCACAACGAGGGCCGCCTCGTCGCCCACGATACGGGTCCCGAACGGCTGGAGTTGATTCACCAGAACTGCGCCCGCCTGGGTGTGACCTGCGTTGAGACCCTTATCCCCTCAACCCTCAATGCCCAACCCCCAGCCGGCTTCGACCGCATCCTTGTTGACGCGCCGTGTTCCAACACCGGAGTTATGCGGCGCCGAATTGACCTGCGTTGGCGGATTCGCCCCGAGGAACTCGGGCGCCTGCGGGCGATCCAACTGGAGCTGCTGCGCCAGGCAGCGCCACTTCTGAAACCAGGCGGCACGCTGGTTTACAGCACGTGCAGCCTGGAACCGGAGGAAAACAGCGATGTGGCACGGGAGTTCCTCGCGACCCACATTGAATTCAAACTCGAAAGGATGCGCGAGCTTTTACCTTTTGTGGAAGGCGTTGACGGGACTTGCGTAGCCCGAATGGTCAGGACCTGA
- a CDS encoding 4Fe-4S dicluster domain-containing protein: MMEIQRTIKYDADRIKGFGKEIMRVPGCEQLESCIQCGTCSGVCPLSIYMDYTPRQVMALARGDFKNEVLKSHTIWLCASCYACTVECPREIRITDIMYELKQRAIQAGIYPKRFPIPVLAREFTEMVKKHGRITEMLLVMKLFLKTNPFAAMGNWRMGIDLMKTGRLSLATEKIKQHGDIARMLDATDTKKGAC, from the coding sequence ATGATGGAAATACAACGCACAATTAAATACGACGCGGACCGGATCAAGGGCTTCGGCAAGGAGATCATGCGAGTGCCGGGATGCGAGCAATTGGAAAGCTGCATCCAGTGCGGCACTTGCTCGGGGGTGTGCCCATTGAGCATCTACATGGACTACACGCCTCGCCAGGTCATGGCGCTCGCCCGGGGGGACTTCAAAAATGAAGTCCTCAAGAGTCACACCATTTGGCTGTGCGCGTCCTGTTATGCCTGCACCGTCGAATGCCCGCGCGAGATCCGCATCACGGATATCATGTATGAGCTTAAGCAGCGGGCCATCCAGGCGGGGATCTACCCCAAGCGCTTCCCGATCCCGGTGCTGGCACGCGAGTTTACCGAAATGGTGAAAAAGCACGGCCGGATCACGGAAATGCTGCTGGTGATGAAGCTGTTTCTGAAAACAAATCCGTTTGCCGCCATGGGCAATTGGCGGATGGGGATTGACTTGATGAAGACTGGGCGCCTGTCGCTGGCCACTGAGAAGATCAAGCAGCATGGTGACATTGCCCGCATGCTGGACGCGACTGACACCAAGAAAGGAGCCTGCTGA
- a CDS encoding CoB--CoM heterodisulfide reductase iron-sulfur subunit B family protein, whose amino-acid sequence MKYSYFPGCSLKGLGRAYEESLLPVMQHLGVDLEELDDWNCCGATAYMAVDEAKACVLAARNLALAEKQGGRPIMAPCAACYLVLNKTKHYFHDYPAMKETMDRALGAVGLHYSGDTPVRHPLDVLINDVGLEAIRQKVRRPLKGLKIAPYYGCQLVRPYATFDDQYNPTTMDRLLEALGATIVGYPLKTKCCGGSLTGTVPEAGIRMVYILLNEAKKRGADCLATVCPLCQFNLDGYHAPVTSQYGPVLVPTVYFTQLMGLAFGLPEDELGLKRAAIPFKWRPSAAEASKPVAA is encoded by the coding sequence ATGAAATACTCATATTTCCCCGGTTGTTCGCTCAAGGGCCTCGGTCGAGCTTACGAGGAATCCCTCCTGCCGGTCATGCAACACCTGGGCGTCGATTTGGAGGAACTGGATGACTGGAACTGCTGCGGTGCGACCGCCTACATGGCGGTGGATGAGGCCAAGGCTTGCGTGCTGGCGGCCCGCAACCTCGCGCTGGCGGAGAAACAGGGAGGTCGCCCGATCATGGCGCCCTGCGCCGCCTGCTACCTTGTGCTCAACAAGACCAAGCACTACTTCCACGATTACCCCGCTATGAAGGAAACCATGGACCGCGCGTTGGGTGCCGTGGGCCTGCATTACAGCGGCGATACACCGGTGCGCCATCCGCTGGACGTGCTCATCAACGACGTCGGCCTGGAAGCCATCAGGCAGAAAGTGCGCAGACCTCTAAAGGGATTGAAGATCGCCCCTTATTATGGCTGTCAGCTCGTCCGGCCATACGCAACTTTCGATGACCAGTACAATCCCACCACCATGGATCGCCTGCTCGAAGCGCTCGGGGCCACCATTGTGGGTTATCCCCTCAAGACCAAGTGCTGCGGCGGCAGCCTGACTGGCACAGTGCCCGAGGCGGGTATTCGGATGGTCTATATTCTCCTTAACGAAGCCAAGAAGCGCGGCGCAGATTGCCTGGCCACAGTCTGCCCGCTGTGCCAATTCAACCTGGACGGCTACCACGCGCCGGTAACCAGTCAGTATGGCCCCGTATTAGTGCCAACGGTCTATTTCACACAACTGATGGGGCTGGCTTTTGGGCTGCCCGAAGACGAACTGGGATTGAAGCGGGCGGCAATACCCTTCAAGTGGCGCCCTTCCGCCGCGGAAGCCTCCAAGCCCGTGGCCGCTTAA
- a CDS encoding CoB--CoM heterodisulfide reductase iron-sulfur subunit A family protein encodes MNTIVNRGEVRVGFYVCHCGHNIAAMVDCPEVAKYVETLPGVVLSRDYKYMCSDPGQELIQRDIREFKLNRVVVASCSPLLHEHTFRSATEAGGLNPFFFHMVNIREHNSWVHTNRGEATEKAKALARAAIERVVHHRALEVKKVPIHPDVLVVGGGIAGIHAAMTLANAGKKVYLVEREPSIGGHMAKFDKTFPTLDCAACILTPKMSEVGSHENITLWSYSEVTKVDGYVGNYTVTVKRKPRYIDEDLCTGCQECISNCVYKEPKFLDEFNEGLGKRKPVYIPFPQATPQVVLIDPEVCLNFKRGVLTDKCKKTCVEACGEKKAIDFSQKEEIKEIKVGTIIVATGFQTFDAKRIPQYGYGTYPNVYTSLEVERLVNASGPTGGEVILRDGRQPKAIGIIHCVGSRDKKTNRWCSRVCCMYSLKLAHLLKEHTEAEIFNFYIDMRTPGKGYEEFYDKLLEEGVHFIRGRVGEVTDWAMTPEEEGKLVLRVEDTLAGFVRRIPVDMVVLSTGLEPQTDAQAVRRMFNMSCGSEGFFLERHPKLAPVNTFTDGIYLAGACQGPRDIPDTVAQAGAAAAEAMVLIDKGYIEQEPNTAYVLEDECSGCKSCIPLCPYTAITFDAAKAKAVINEALCKGCGTCVASCPSGSIAQRLFEDEEVFSEIKGVLAYD; translated from the coding sequence ATGAACACTATCGTTAACCGCGGGGAAGTTCGCGTCGGTTTCTACGTCTGTCACTGCGGCCATAACATTGCCGCCATGGTGGATTGCCCGGAGGTCGCCAAATACGTCGAGACGCTGCCCGGCGTGGTCCTTTCCCGGGATTACAAGTATATGTGCTCGGACCCGGGCCAGGAATTGATCCAGCGGGATATCCGTGAGTTCAAGCTAAACCGGGTGGTGGTGGCCTCCTGCTCTCCGCTGCTTCACGAACATACGTTCAGAAGCGCGACTGAAGCCGGTGGGCTCAACCCGTTCTTCTTCCACATGGTCAATATCCGCGAACACAACTCGTGGGTGCACACCAACCGCGGGGAAGCCACCGAGAAAGCCAAAGCCCTGGCCCGCGCCGCCATCGAGCGCGTCGTGCATCACCGGGCGCTGGAAGTGAAGAAAGTGCCCATCCACCCGGACGTGCTGGTGGTGGGCGGCGGCATCGCCGGCATCCACGCCGCCATGACCCTCGCCAACGCCGGCAAGAAAGTTTACCTGGTTGAACGGGAGCCCTCGATTGGCGGACACATGGCGAAGTTCGACAAGACCTTCCCTACGCTGGATTGCGCAGCATGCATCCTGACCCCCAAGATGTCCGAGGTCGGCTCGCACGAGAACATCACTCTTTGGAGCTACTCCGAGGTCACCAAGGTGGACGGTTACGTGGGCAACTACACCGTCACCGTCAAGCGCAAGCCGCGCTACATTGACGAAGACCTCTGCACCGGGTGCCAGGAGTGCATTTCCAACTGCGTCTACAAGGAACCGAAGTTCCTGGATGAATTCAACGAGGGGCTTGGCAAGCGCAAGCCCGTCTATATCCCCTTCCCGCAGGCCACACCCCAGGTGGTGCTGATTGATCCAGAAGTCTGCCTCAACTTCAAGCGCGGCGTCCTCACCGACAAGTGCAAGAAAACCTGCGTGGAAGCCTGCGGCGAGAAGAAGGCTATTGATTTCTCGCAGAAGGAAGAGATCAAAGAGATCAAGGTGGGCACCATCATCGTGGCGACCGGGTTTCAGACCTTCGACGCGAAGCGCATACCCCAGTACGGCTACGGCACCTACCCGAACGTCTATACCTCGCTGGAGGTGGAGCGCTTGGTAAATGCCTCCGGCCCGACGGGCGGCGAGGTGATCCTGCGCGACGGCAGGCAACCGAAAGCCATCGGTATTATCCACTGCGTTGGCTCGCGCGATAAGAAGACCAATCGCTGGTGCTCGCGCGTCTGCTGCATGTACTCTCTGAAACTGGCGCACCTGCTCAAAGAGCACACCGAGGCCGAAATCTTCAACTTCTACATAGACATGCGCACGCCAGGCAAAGGTTACGAGGAGTTCTACGACAAGCTCCTCGAAGAGGGTGTGCATTTCATCCGCGGCCGCGTGGGCGAAGTCACCGATTGGGCCATGACCCCGGAGGAGGAAGGCAAGCTGGTGCTCCGCGTCGAGGACACGCTGGCGGGTTTTGTCCGGCGAATCCCCGTGGACATGGTGGTGCTTTCTACCGGGTTGGAGCCGCAGACTGACGCCCAGGCAGTGCGGCGCATGTTCAACATGAGCTGCGGGAGCGAAGGGTTCTTCCTGGAGCGGCACCCGAAGCTGGCTCCAGTGAATACCTTTACCGATGGCATCTATCTGGCGGGGGCTTGTCAGGGACCTCGCGACATCCCGGACACGGTTGCCCAGGCGGGCGCCGCCGCGGCCGAGGCCATGGTGCTCATTGACAAGGGTTACATCGAGCAGGAACCAAACACGGCTTACGTGCTGGAGGATGAGTGCTCCGGCTGCAAATCCTGCATCCCGCTTTGCCCGTACACCGCCATCACGTTTGACGCGGCGAAGGCAAAAGCGGTCATCAATGAAGCGCTCTGCAAAGGCTGCGGCACGTGCGTGGCCTCCTGCCCGTCCGGCTCGATCGCGCAGCGCCTGTTCGAAGACGAAGAGGTCTTCAGTGAAATCAAAGGAGTCCTGGCTTATGACTAA
- a CDS encoding hydrogenase iron-sulfur subunit — MTKEWKPRIVAFFCNWCTYTAADLAGVSRLKYAANIRVIRLMCSGRVDPQFILDALARGADGVLIGGCHPGDCHYVEGNYKMLRRFQMLKRMLAELGIENERVRLEWISAAEGEKVKRVVNEMVGHIQKLGPLDIPQKFEEWDKEMEHFAAHVAGKEAASGCGCEKRGESASQANKMEAAHA, encoded by the coding sequence ATGACTAAAGAATGGAAACCCCGCATCGTTGCGTTCTTCTGCAACTGGTGCACCTACACCGCCGCGGACCTCGCCGGTGTTTCGCGGCTCAAGTACGCCGCCAACATCCGCGTTATCCGGCTGATGTGCTCCGGCCGCGTAGACCCGCAGTTCATCCTGGATGCGCTGGCTCGAGGGGCCGACGGCGTGCTGATCGGCGGCTGCCACCCGGGCGACTGCCACTATGTCGAGGGCAACTATAAAATGCTCCGCCGGTTTCAAATGTTGAAACGCATGCTCGCCGAACTCGGCATCGAGAACGAGCGGGTGCGGTTGGAGTGGATCTCCGCCGCGGAAGGCGAGAAGGTCAAGCGCGTGGTCAACGAGATGGTCGGGCACATCCAAAAACTCGGGCCCCTCGACATCCCGCAGAAGTTCGAGGAGTGGGACAAGGAAATGGAACATTTCGCTGCGCATGTGGCGGGGAAGGAGGCTGCATCGGGCTGCGGTTGCGAAAAGCGCGGCGAGTCTGCCAGCCAGGCCAACAAGATGGAGGCGGCTCATGCCTAA
- a CDS encoding oxidoreductase gives MPKPKVAFYWCASCGGCEETVVDLAEDILGVVEKVDIVLWPVAMDFKYKDIEAMPDKSITATLLNGAIRSTEQEEMSLLLRRKSQFLIAYGSCAVSGGIPGLANQFSREQMLKFNYEDAPTLASGGDKTRPQLSFTEAGREVTLPALHHVVRSLDQVVEVDYYVPGCPPTPNITRTAITALLEGKLPPKGSVIAPDIALCDECPRKKSKPENISFTEFKRPHQLLADPDLCFLAQGVVCMGPATRSGCGSQCTIGNMPCTGCFGPTSRVRDQGLKIMSSLCANVAPREEAEINQVLEGIPDPLGTFYRYGFAKSMLRRKVTLPANGK, from the coding sequence ATGCCTAAACCCAAAGTAGCGTTCTATTGGTGCGCCTCGTGCGGAGGCTGCGAAGAAACCGTCGTTGACCTGGCTGAGGACATACTCGGGGTCGTCGAGAAGGTGGACATCGTCCTCTGGCCGGTGGCGATGGACTTCAAGTACAAGGACATCGAGGCCATGCCGGACAAGTCCATTACCGCGACTCTCCTCAATGGCGCCATCCGCTCCACCGAACAGGAGGAGATGTCCCTCTTGCTGCGCCGCAAGAGCCAGTTCCTGATTGCCTACGGCTCCTGCGCCGTCAGCGGGGGCATTCCCGGCCTGGCCAACCAGTTCTCACGTGAGCAGATGCTCAAGTTCAATTACGAGGATGCGCCGACCCTGGCCAGCGGCGGCGACAAAACCCGCCCGCAATTGAGTTTCACCGAAGCTGGCCGCGAAGTCACGTTGCCCGCCCTTCATCATGTGGTCCGCTCGCTGGACCAGGTGGTGGAGGTGGATTACTACGTCCCGGGCTGCCCGCCGACGCCCAATATCACCAGGACCGCGATCACGGCGCTGCTCGAAGGCAAGCTGCCGCCCAAAGGTTCCGTCATTGCGCCCGATATCGCCTTGTGCGACGAGTGTCCGCGCAAGAAAAGCAAACCCGAAAACATCAGTTTCACCGAGTTCAAGCGCCCGCACCAGTTGCTGGCCGACCCGGACCTGTGCTTTCTGGCGCAAGGTGTGGTCTGCATGGGGCCGGCGACCCGGAGTGGCTGTGGTTCGCAATGCACCATCGGCAACATGCCGTGCACCGGCTGCTTCGGCCCCACCTCGCGCGTCCGGGACCAGGGCCTCAAGATCATGTCCTCCCTCTGCGCCAATGTCGCGCCGAGGGAGGAAGCTGAAATCAACCAGGTGCTGGAAGGCATCCCGGACCCGCTGGGCACCTTCTACCGCTACGGCTTCGCCAAGAGCATGCTGCGCCGCAAAGTGACTTTGCCGGCCAACGGAAAGTGA
- a CDS encoding Ni/Fe hydrogenase subunit alpha, translating to MNPATQQAFNQGNLRANAAYQSARRNVTINPITRLEGHGKIDIFLDDKGDVERAYLQVPELRGFEVFSIGRPAEDMPQITSRICGVCPTAHHMAAAKTLDNLYQVEPTSAGRKIRELVYNTFILEDHALHVFVLGGPDFIVGPEAPAAERNIVGVIGKVGLEAGKKVISSRRRLRELIAYFGGKVVHPVLGLPGGVSKGLKVEDLPMFKQLAQDALEFALWTLDVFKKIVLANPDYVQLITSDAYTHKTCYMGMVDDQNKVNFYDGKLRVVDCTGKEVCKFTAQQYLDYVAEHVEPWSYMKFTYLKPRGWKGFVEGPDTSIYSVAPLARLNAADGMATPKAQAAYEEFYQTLGGKPVHHTLANHWARVIEMVYAAERMQQLVNDPEITSPEVRRVPTSVPKVGMGVIEAPRGTLFHHYETDEKGLIRKANLVVATGNNAARIAMSVDRAAKGLIKGGKVSEGLLNKVEMAFRAYDPCLGCATHSLPGHLPLRVNIYDPQRNLVQQLVQE from the coding sequence ATGAATCCAGCTACCCAACAAGCGTTCAATCAAGGCAACCTCCGCGCCAACGCCGCCTACCAGTCGGCCCGCCGCAACGTCACCATCAACCCCATCACCCGGCTCGAAGGCCACGGCAAGATCGACATCTTCCTCGATGACAAGGGGGATGTGGAGCGCGCCTACCTCCAGGTGCCCGAGTTGCGCGGTTTCGAGGTGTTCAGCATCGGGCGGCCGGCGGAAGACATGCCGCAGATCACCAGCCGCATTTGCGGCGTTTGCCCCACCGCCCATCACATGGCCGCGGCCAAGACTCTCGACAACCTCTACCAGGTCGAGCCCACTTCGGCTGGACGCAAGATTCGGGAGCTGGTCTATAACACCTTCATCCTCGAGGACCATGCCCTGCATGTGTTTGTTCTGGGTGGGCCCGACTTCATCGTCGGCCCCGAGGCCCCGGCGGCCGAACGCAACATCGTGGGCGTCATCGGCAAGGTTGGCCTAGAAGCCGGCAAGAAGGTCATCAGCAGCCGCCGGCGCCTGCGCGAGTTGATCGCCTACTTCGGGGGCAAAGTCGTCCATCCAGTGCTCGGTCTGCCGGGCGGCGTCAGCAAGGGGCTCAAAGTCGAGGACCTGCCCATGTTCAAGCAGCTCGCCCAGGACGCCCTCGAATTCGCCCTCTGGACACTGGACGTGTTCAAGAAGATTGTCCTCGCCAATCCGGACTACGTGCAGCTCATTACCTCCGACGCTTACACCCACAAGACCTGCTACATGGGGATGGTGGACGACCAAAACAAGGTCAACTTCTACGACGGCAAACTCCGCGTCGTGGACTGCACCGGCAAGGAAGTCTGCAAATTCACGGCCCAGCAGTATCTCGATTATGTGGCGGAGCACGTCGAGCCGTGGAGCTACATGAAGTTCACCTACCTCAAGCCACGCGGTTGGAAGGGTTTTGTGGAAGGCCCCGACACCAGCATCTACTCCGTGGCTCCGCTGGCGCGCCTGAATGCCGCCGACGGCATGGCCACGCCCAAGGCCCAGGCCGCCTACGAGGAATTCTACCAGACCCTGGGCGGCAAACCCGTGCATCACACCCTGGCCAACCACTGGGCCCGCGTCATTGAAATGGTTTATGCCGCCGAGCGCATGCAACAGCTTGTCAACGATCCCGAGATCACCAGTCCCGAGGTCCGGCGCGTTCCGACCTCCGTGCCGAAAGTCGGCATGGGAGTGATCGAAGCCCCGCGGGGCACGCTCTTCCATCATTACGAGACCGACGAGAAAGGCCTCATCCGCAAGGCCAATCTGGTAGTGGCCACCGGCAACAACGCCGCCCGCATCGCCATGAGCGTTGACCGCGCCGCCAAGGGCCTCATCAAGGGTGGCAAGGTCAGCGAGGGGCTGCTCAACAAGGTCGAGATGGCTTTCCGGGCTTACGACCCATGTTTGGGCTGCGCCACGCACTCGCTCCCGGGCCATCTGCCGCTGCGCGTCAACATCTACGACCCCCAGCGCAATCTGGTGCAACAGCTTGTGCAGGAATGA
- a CDS encoding hydrogenase maturation protease — MSLSALETTTGLDAPRSPDAQVLLLGLGNDILTDDAVGLLVVRQLQGALADCPAIDVRETKEMGLALLDFIAGYSVVVIVDSIQTGKAPPATVHELDAGALRQLTGRTPHFLGVSETLALGRHLGLAMPAQVRIFAIEVEDPFTLGTSLTPVLQAALPRIAERIAAAVRSLV, encoded by the coding sequence ATGAGCCTCTCGGCGCTCGAGACTACCACCGGACTGGACGCTCCGCGATCCCCGGACGCACAGGTTCTCCTCCTTGGCTTGGGCAATGACATCCTCACCGACGATGCCGTCGGCCTGTTGGTTGTGCGCCAACTCCAGGGTGCGTTGGCCGACTGTCCGGCGATTGATGTCCGCGAGACAAAAGAGATGGGCCTGGCTCTGCTCGACTTCATTGCCGGCTACTCCGTTGTGGTCATTGTGGATTCCATCCAGACTGGCAAGGCGCCTCCGGCTACGGTGCATGAACTGGATGCGGGCGCGTTGCGGCAACTGACCGGGCGCACTCCGCACTTTCTGGGCGTGAGTGAAACCCTGGCGCTGGGCCGGCACTTGGGACTGGCAATGCCGGCGCAGGTCAGAATCTTCGCTATTGAGGTGGAGGATCCGTTTACCCTGGGCACCTCCCTGACCCCTGTCCTTCAGGCTGCCCTGCCCCGCATTGCCGAGCGCATCGCAGCGGCAGTGCGGTCGCTGGTATAA
- a CDS encoding PAS domain S-box protein, with the protein MAVKGQSIKRKTIAVIMLTNMVVLLLTAAAFAVFDLVSYRKNLTRGLSATAAVIADHSVPALVSGDEKDARSTLASLRADPRIAVAALYDRQGKLFAWYPIQTSPNALPPAPATGGRWFDSGRLVLFMPVAEDGVPQGMLYLHSSSHPLHLRLRVYSGIAVLVLLGSALAALALSHTLQRRITDPILALAEVANGVSKRGDYSIRAQIVSGDETGLLTEAFNEMLGRIEAQTSTLRRDEELRSFLAAIVSSSDDAIVGKDLEGKVVSWNAGAERMFGYTAAEMVGQPITRLLSPDRPEEEAQILEVAKLGSTRHYETVRIRKDGRPLELSLTVSPIRNARGDIVGISSIAHDITERKRAEREIRESRARFSGIIGSAMDAIISVDARQNITVFNEAAEKMFRCPAAEALGQPLDRFIPARYREAHRCHVAEFGHTGLTSRAMGHLRPLSGLRADGEEFPIEASISHIEVGGQQTYTVILRDITERQRAEAQIRQLNAELEQRVTERTAELTAANKELESFTYSVAHDLRAPLRHIDAFSKILHEEVAAELRPDALHYLENIRKSTRKMSLLLEDLLNLARVSRQELRRQSIPLGSLVEEVLADLKHETADRTLEWRVEPLPVVECDRGLMKQVFANLLSNAVKYTRPRPVAVIEIGCRKTNGNTAVFVRDNGVGFSMKYADKLFGVFQRFHRAEEFEGTGVGLATVDRIVRKHGGHIWAEAVVDRGATFYFTVAGLGPAAQAEEQQMAI; encoded by the coding sequence ATGGCAGTCAAGGGTCAATCAATCAAGCGCAAGACGATAGCCGTCATCATGCTGACGAACATGGTGGTGCTGCTGCTTACGGCTGCGGCATTTGCCGTTTTCGATCTGGTGAGCTACCGGAAGAACCTGACCCGCGGCCTGTCGGCGACAGCGGCTGTCATTGCGGATCACAGTGTCCCGGCGCTCGTGTCCGGGGATGAGAAAGATGCGCGTTCGACACTGGCCTCGCTGCGGGCCGACCCGCGCATCGCGGTGGCCGCGCTCTATGACCGTCAGGGCAAGCTGTTTGCGTGGTATCCAATCCAGACGTCTCCCAACGCGCTTCCGCCGGCGCCGGCAACCGGTGGCCGCTGGTTTGACAGCGGACGATTGGTGCTCTTCATGCCGGTAGCGGAGGACGGTGTGCCGCAAGGGATGCTCTACTTGCATTCCAGCAGTCATCCGTTGCATTTGCGGTTGCGCGTTTACAGTGGGATAGCCGTGTTGGTTCTGCTTGGCTCGGCGCTGGCCGCGCTAGCCCTCTCCCATACCCTGCAGCGGCGGATCACTGATCCCATCCTGGCGCTGGCGGAGGTGGCGAATGGTGTTTCCAAACGCGGCGATTACTCCATTCGCGCCCAGATAGTCAGCGGCGACGAAACGGGCCTGTTGACCGAAGCATTTAACGAGATGCTCGGGCGCATTGAAGCGCAGACGTCAACCCTGCGTCGGGACGAAGAGTTGCGATCCTTCCTGGCCGCCATCGTGAGCTCTTCGGACGATGCGATCGTTGGAAAAGACCTGGAAGGCAAAGTCGTTAGTTGGAATGCCGGAGCCGAGCGAATGTTCGGCTACACGGCGGCGGAAATGGTGGGGCAGCCGATTACGCGCCTCCTGTCCCCGGACCGGCCGGAGGAGGAGGCGCAGATTCTCGAGGTGGCCAAGCTGGGGTCAACCCGGCACTACGAAACTGTGCGCATTCGCAAAGACGGCCGGCCCCTTGAGCTGTCGCTCACTGTGTCGCCGATCAGGAATGCGCGCGGCGATATCGTCGGCATCTCTTCGATCGCGCACGACATTACCGAGCGGAAACGCGCGGAGCGGGAGATCCGAGAAAGCCGGGCGCGCTTCTCGGGCATCATCGGCTCGGCGATGGACGCCATTATCAGTGTGGATGCCCGGCAGAACATTACGGTTTTCAACGAGGCGGCGGAGAAGATGTTCCGCTGCCCGGCCGCCGAAGCTCTCGGGCAGCCGCTCGATCGGTTCATTCCGGCGCGATATCGCGAGGCGCACCGCTGCCATGTGGCGGAATTTGGACACACGGGACTCACCAGCCGGGCCATGGGACATTTGCGGCCGCTCTCCGGCTTGCGCGCCGACGGCGAGGAATTCCCCATTGAAGCTTCGATCTCGCACATAGAAGTGGGCGGACAACAGACTTATACGGTCATCTTGCGAGACATCACCGAACGCCAGCGGGCGGAAGCGCAGATTCGACAGTTGAACGCGGAACTGGAGCAGCGCGTCACGGAGCGCACCGCGGAGCTGACCGCGGCCAACAAAGAGCTGGAGTCATTCACCTACTCGGTGGCCCACGACCTGCGCGCGCCGTTGCGGCACATTGACGCCTTTTCGAAGATTCTGCACGAGGAAGTCGCGGCCGAGCTGCGGCCTGACGCCCTGCATTACCTGGAGAACATCCGCAAAAGCACCAGGAAGATGAGCTTGCTGCTGGAGGATCTGCTCAACCTGGCGCGCGTCAGCCGCCAGGAATTGCGACGGCAATCCATACCACTGGGCAGCCTTGTGGAGGAGGTGCTGGCGGACCTGAAGCACGAGACCGCCGACCGCACGCTGGAATGGCGCGTCGAGCCTCTGCCCGTCGTGGAGTGCGACCGCGGCCTGATGAAGCAGGTCTTTGCCAATCTCCTCTCCAACGCCGTGAAATACACCCGGCCCCGCCCGGTCGCCGTGATCGAGATCGGCTGCCGCAAGACCAACGGCAATACCGCGGTCTTCGTGCGCGACAACGGCGTCGGGTTCAGCATGAAATACGCCGATAAGCTGTTCGGCGTGTTCCAGCGATTTCATCGGGCCGAGGAGTTCGAGGGCACCGGCGTCGGGCTGGCCACCGTGGACCGCATCGTGCGCAAACACGGAGGGCACATCTGGGCCGAGGCAGTCGTTGATCGGGGGGCCACCTTCTATTTCACAGTCGCCGGTTTGGGGCCCGCGGCGCAGGCGGAAGAACAACAAATGGCGATATGA